TGTAGGAATGACTCTCCCGATTCCCGTCGTTACCGCCCGAGGTTCAGGAGAGCCACAATATTCATTAAACTTCTGTCCTTACTTAAACGCAGATTCCTTAGAAATCAAAATTGTCCGGATCCGGTCCCACCCTGTGATTTTGATTCAAACTATCGATGCGCTGCATATCCTCAGCGGACAATTCAAAATCAAAGATATCCGCATTCTCGGCGATCCGATGTTCTTTGGTCGATTTCGGAATCGTGACAACGCCGTTTTGTAAATCCCAACGAAGAATAATCTGCGCGATGGATTTATGATACTTCTCAGCAATGTGCTGAAGATCCTCTTGATCCAGCAGCTGTCCTTGCATTAATGGAGACCATGCTTCAAGCTGAATTCCATTCGCCTGGCAGTACGCCTGCAGTTTTTTTTGCGTTAGTCTTGGATGATATTCCACCTGGTTCACCATCGGTTTAATTTCCGTTTCCTTCATTAAACGCTCCAGATGATGGATCTGGAAATTGCTCACGCCAATGGCTTTAACGCGTCCTTCCTTGTACAACGTTTCTAACGCCTTCCACGCATCTATATATTTCCCTTCAACCGGCCAGTGTATAAGGTACAAATCCAAATATTCCAGACCCAGCTTTCGCAGACTTTCATCGTATGCCTTCAATGTCGATTCATAACCGAGATCGGCATTCCATACTTTAGATGTGACAAACAGATCTTCCCGTTTAATTCCGGCAGCTTCCAAGCCCTCGCGAATGCCTTGTCCAACGCCTTCTTCATTGCCGTATATGGCGGCAGTGTCTATGCTCCGATATCCATGCTGGATGGCCGTGCGAACGGCATTCACCAGCTCCGGTCCTTCTTCTACTTTAAATACGCCAAGTCCAAACCAAGGCATGTTAACTCCATTATATAAAGTGGTTGTATCTTGTAAGTGTTGTGCTGTCATGTTGATAAACCTCCGAACATTTTTTTGTTTTTGTTGTAAAAAAGTTAGCCTATACTGCAGTATCCCCGATAATACGCTTAGACATCACCTCCCTTCATAAAATGATCATTTAGGCCGCTTGCTTACTCGGCTTATCCGTCTCCTTCCGTTCCAGCTTCAAGCTCCATCCGGTGAGAACCACCGCGCCGAGCACCATCAGCGCCCCGATCCATGCCGTATGAATCAGGCCCATGGAATTCGTGATTAAGCCGCCCAGAAAAGCGCCAATGGCGATGCCGGCATTAAATGCGGCAATGTTCAGCGCGGAAGCCATATTCACAGCCCCCGGTGCAAACCGTTCAGCCAGCATGACGACATAAACCTGTAGTCCCGGCACATTCATGAAAGCCAAAAATCCCATGAGAAAAATCGTGATCAGTCCGGCCACTTGAAACGGTGCGGTAAACGTAAGCGTGATCAGCACCAGCGCTTGGGCGATGAACATATAGAATAGTGCTCGAAGCGGGTTGCGATTGGCTGCCTTTCCACCGATCACATTACCGACTGCAATGGCGATCCCGTATACCAGCAGGATGATGGCCACCGTATTTTCCTTGAAGCCTGTTATATCCTGCAGCAATGGGGATAAATAAGTGAAGACAACGAAGGTCCCCCCATAACCGAGGGCCGTAATCAGGAGCATAAGCAGCAGTCTTCCATTCGTCAGCAATTTAGCCTGGTCACGGAATGAAGTGCGTTCTCCCTTAGGCAAGTCGGAAGGGACCAGGATACTGTTCGCGATCAACGCAACAATACCGACCACGACAATGGCGACAAAAGCAAGTCTCCAGCCCCACTGTTGACCTATAAACGTACCAAGCGGAACGCCGGTAACCGTCGCTACCGTCAGCCCCGTAAACATAATGGAGATCGCGGATGCCCTGCGATTCTCAGGCACCACGCTTGCGGCAATGATCGAGCCGATCGACATAAATACGCCATGCGAAAAGGCCGAAAATACACGTGCTGCAAGCAGGATACCAATGGAAGATGCGCCCGCTGCCAAGCTGTTACCAATAATAAAAATGATCATAATCCAGAGCAGCAAAGTCTTCCTGGACATCCTTGATGTCAGCGACGTTAGGATCGGCGCACCGAAAGTAACGCCAAGCGCATACATCGAAACGGTCAATCCGGCGGTCGTGACGGATATGTTCATATCCTCCGCAATCAACGGCAGCAGCCCTACGCTGATAAATTCCGTAGTTCCGATGGCGAAGGCACTGACGGCAAGCGCCAGCAGCGCCAGCATACTTCTTTTTTTATCGATCATCATGATGTTGATATTTCCCCCTATCCTATTCTCTTGCTTATATATTGTAAAAATATTGAGTATGGTGTAATCCAGCTGGCAAATGCTATTATGATCTATATCATTTCTTGTGTGAAGAACGTACTTTTTTGTAATGTAGGTACCTGACAGTACCCTAGGTACTTTTTAGTGCCTATGAAGAATAGGAGGATGAATATGCAAACGAAGAAATACAACATCGCCGTCGAAGCGACATTGGAAGTGATCGGGGGTAAATGGAAATGCGTGATCCTCTGCCATCTGACCCATGGCCGTAAAAGAACCAATGAGCTGAAGCGTCTCATGCCGCACATCACCCAAAAAATGTTGACG
This Paenibacillus sp. JZ16 DNA region includes the following protein-coding sequences:
- a CDS encoding aldo/keto reductase — translated: MTAQHLQDTTTLYNGVNMPWFGLGVFKVEEGPELVNAVRTAIQHGYRSIDTAAIYGNEEGVGQGIREGLEAAGIKREDLFVTSKVWNADLGYESTLKAYDESLRKLGLEYLDLYLIHWPVEGKYIDAWKALETLYKEGRVKAIGVSNFQIHHLERLMKETEIKPMVNQVEYHPRLTQKKLQAYCQANGIQLEAWSPLMQGQLLDQEDLQHIAEKYHKSIAQIILRWDLQNGVVTIPKSTKEHRIAENADIFDFELSAEDMQRIDSLNQNHRVGPDPDNFDF
- a CDS encoding MFS transporter, which gives rise to MMIDKKRSMLALLALAVSAFAIGTTEFISVGLLPLIAEDMNISVTTAGLTVSMYALGVTFGAPILTSLTSRMSRKTLLLWIMIIFIIGNSLAAGASSIGILLAARVFSAFSHGVFMSIGSIIAASVVPENRRASAISIMFTGLTVATVTGVPLGTFIGQQWGWRLAFVAIVVVGIVALIANSILVPSDLPKGERTSFRDQAKLLTNGRLLLMLLITALGYGGTFVVFTYLSPLLQDITGFKENTVAIILLVYGIAIAVGNVIGGKAANRNPLRALFYMFIAQALVLITLTFTAPFQVAGLITIFLMGFLAFMNVPGLQVYVVMLAERFAPGAVNMASALNIAAFNAGIAIGAFLGGLITNSMGLIHTAWIGALMVLGAVVLTGWSLKLERKETDKPSKQAA